The genomic DNA AAAAAACTCGTGGATAAAACACAGGGAATCGAAGAAGGAAGGGATAGAACTTACGAATCGAGAACAAATGAGCAAATACGGCGGCACAGCGACGGAGAGCTCCAACAGAGAGAGCAGCACTTCGAATTTTTTGGGAGAAAAAGAGATTATGACTGTTGGCTTTCTTTGGTGAAAAATAAAGAATGCAGTTGAGAGGGGAGGTAGCCTTTTATAGGCCCAGGAAAAATAAACTGCTGCCACGTGGCAGGACCCTACTGGTTCAAGGAGGAGTTacaaaaaaaaggaagaaaaatacATATATATGTGTAATTACACACATATAAATGCAAATTAAACCCCATAATCATTATGGGGCGGTTTTCTAGGAGGACAACTGTCGAAATTCAAATTCATGGGGGGAAATTGAGCAAAAAATGTTACAAATTCTGAAAAAATTCGCAGAACCTGAAGCATCCTACCCGGATCCCGAAGGCCTACCCGGATCCGTATCACTCCGGATTGATTTCTGTACTCTAGTTCTCTAGAATTTgccagatccggattggggggcaaccaggagccgaaatttttctgaagcaacAATTATACCTCAATCCAGATTGGTATTTATTaaaccagatccggattgggggccAACCAGGAGCCGAAATTTTTCTAAAGCAGTCATTCTGCCTTAAATCCGGATTGGTATTTATTaaaccagatccggattggggggcaaccaggagcagacATATTTCTCAAGGAGCCATTCTGCCTTaaatccggattggtatccattaaaccagatccggattggggggtaACCAGGAGCCGAAATTTTTCTCAAGCAACAATTCCACCTCAATCCGGATTGATATCCATTAAACCAGATCcagattggggggcaaccaggagcataATTTTCTCTGAAGCAACAATTATACCTCAATCCGGTTTGGTATccattacaccagatccggattggggggcaaccggGAGCGCAAAATTTTCTACCAAGGCAACTATGTAATTctactctactccctcatccagaaaatctgcataagggagtgaggagcaaatgatagggtataagagacctGGCTAGGATTCAACCTGGATCTTAAGGATACCGGGCTCGATTGATGGACGGAGAACCCCCTCTCCCAGAACAGCCAAATGGAGAGACCAGGCCCGGGCCCTTCTCATGGCCCGAATCCTGATCCAACCCGGAACCCTGACCTGATGCCTACCCGGATTCGGATCAGGGCTCAAGTCACCATGAGGGGGGTCCCAGCAAACACATGCACACCCCACAACCCGCCAAGCgagggtacgtgggcacgtgactatgacaactatcaacaaccaacacaccagacatgtacggcgcgtgtcagaaggccgttaggacactctggaggtggtcctcccctggacacgtgtaagcaatccacccaagccaggcgtcctccgctcccaagatccaatggcccagatttagaggtaactacccctaaaccctaccttggggctatatatacccccaaggctgaagggtttaggggttgaaAAATATTCACTCTTGCACACTCACACTCTCTCATATACTCATAAACACACAGCAGCCATCATATATACATATCCATACACACACAGCAACCTCTACATTACATATATATACCTTCATCTTCTTCAAGACcctgttcttattcttacaccggaggcgccgtgggagaCAAACCCCCCTTCCgatgttgttttgcaggcgcccaaccagcagctacacctcatcCATACCCAAAGAAGGTCCAGGAACAGCGTCGGACGGAACCGCCCGCTCACCAGAGTTATcaagtttttaattattttttaaataactAAAGGGAAGTAAATAAAAAACTTCTcacaaaaaaaaggaaaaagataAAGTAAATAAAAAACACGAAGTAAATAAGAAAGAAATGGTACAGATAGTTTTATAGGCATATGCTTACATGACATGTAAGGTGAAAATGGCAGTTGTAGCAAAACTTCATCTGTTGTCCAATCTCCCTTCAAAATTCCCACCACAAAACACTCCAACCACCAAAACTCACCGCCCTCCAAAGCCACCCATACCCATCCCAAAATACCCACCACCCAAGCCCAAAACCCAGCCCCAATCAAGCCCAGCTTTCAAAACCAATCACAACCGTTCCAAATACTACAAGCCCGTCAAACAAGGCGTTCTTACGTCCGACGGTGACCGTACAATTCTCATTGGCGAATCCGGGTTGTCTTATCAGCTCCCCGGAGCTCCATTTGAGTTTCAATTCAGTTACTCCGAGACTCCTAAAGCTAAGCCTTTGGCTATTCGTGAACCGGCTTTTTTGCCCTTTGCTCCGCCTACTATGCCTAGGCCTTGGACTGGGAAAGCCCCTATGAAGAAGTCCAAAAGGAATGTCAGGCTTTTCGGGACGGTTGAGGAAGAGGGGATTGGGCTTAAGAGGATGGAAATGCGGGCTGGGTTTGATTTTGGGAGGTTTTCGGGTGTAATTAAGCCCAGAAATGAGGTTCTTGGAAAGCCATTGAGTAAGGTCGAGGCGCGGGAGCTTGTTAAGCCGTATTTGTCTAGTAATCGTCAAGTTAATCTCGGTAAGGGTTCGtgtttttttattttgaaattttaaagatTGTGTTTTAGACATCTCAAAAAAGTTCAATTATTTACGAGCTTCTTAAATTTGGTTTGGTAAATACTTGGCTGAATCGGGAGTCATTTAGGTAGTTATAATTGTGAGCTGGAGTGCTTATGTATGAAATGGTGAATGTTGATTTATATATTGTAAATACGGAAGATGTTTAGTTAAGTTTAAGTGTATTTATTTCTAAGTTCTTCGGTGAAACGTGATGGTTCAGTACAATTACTTCTAGTTTTTCAGCCGACCTCTAGTGTATGAAGTTTTAGATGAGCCAAGCTCAAATTTGAACATTTTAAGTCATGCCAGGCTTGACCCTGCAGTGTTCTACTTGACTGAGCTCAGTTGACATTCTATTATTAGCTACTGAACTGCCATTGAATCAATTGCAGAGATCTAGCTTAATCACGTTTACATATAGAATGGCAAAAGGATAAAACATTGGGTTTTATAGATACCTAACCGTAAATATTAGAAGTAGAATATTGTCTTGTTTAACTTATAAATTAGTAATGTTTTGTAGGAAGAGATGGGTTGACACATAATATGCTAGAACTGATACATACACATTGGAGACGGGAGCCTATCTGTAAAGTCCGTAGCCTTGGTGTTCCCACGGTTGATATGAACAATGTTTGCCGATGTCTTGAGGTTCTTACCTATGTCTTATAAGTGTTATTCTTCTGTACATTGCTTCATCTATCGTCTTTGTAGATATATGAAATTTATGTTATGTTGGTATGACTTGCATTGTATCCTCTTTAAAGGAATGACAAGTTCCTTTTTGTGGACAGGAAAACCAAGTTAAACTCCTATATGTATAACTTAAGATTCTGTAATATTTTTAGGAAAAGACTGGTGGTAAAATCATTTTCCGAGTTGGTGGCATAGTTTATCTGTTTCGCGGAAGAAACTATGATCCTCGTAATCGTCCACAGTACCCGGTGATGCTTTGGAAACCAGCTACACCAGTTTATCCAAAGCTTATACAGGAAGCTCCTGAAGGTTTAACAAAAGCTGAAGCTGATGTGTTCCGGGAGAAAGGGAAGAAGCTTCTTCCAATTTGCAAATTAGGTAAATTATTTAGGAATAGTTGTTATTAACTGGGTATGCTTGGTTTAGTTTGTTTAAGGTAGTTGATCTTCTTATTCTTAAGTTGTTTTCTTTGTGGTCAACACGAAAACCTTTACTGTTTCCTTTGTTTACATTATTGTTCATTTACTAGAATGGCTTTACCAGTGCATGGTGCAAATGATTCTCTGATGATAATTTACATGTTCATATTTTGGAATAGTAGATCTCTTAAGCTGAAGGTGCTTTCTTTTGCATCAATATGCGAATCTTAATTGTTTCTTTCATCTACTATGGCATGTTTTAATATGGACGGGTCTGCAAATTATCATCGTTTCTTAACATATATGCATGCATCAGATAAATCACTTTATCTTAATATGGTTCTTTATatttaatcataaaatttttgCTCTTCCTACCACAGCTAAGAATGGAGTCTATGCTACTCTAGTGAGAGATGTGAGGAGTGCTTTCGAAGAATGTCCAATAGTGAAGATTAACTGCAGGGGCATGCATGCAAGTGATTACAAAAAGATTGGCGCTAAACTAAAGGTTTGAATGCAGTCCTACTTATGACCAATCAGAATGTGTCCTATATTTCGTAgcatatttaataaaaatattaaaattcatCTGATAGTAGATCGTGCACTAAACTAAAGTTTTGAATGTTAGGTTCAACCCCAAATAACAAATACAATTATATAAAATGTTCCTTAAAATAGAATCTGGGTGCAAATCGCAGCCCTTAATGTCATCCCAAGCTGGGTATCAGTTTTCACATTCCAGTTGATTACCTGATAAAATTGTAACATATGACCAATCTCAGTTGTCACCATGTTCTACCATTTGTTTGCTCACTTCATATTCCACAACTGGCAGGAGTTGGTTCCTTGTGTATTGTTATCTTTTGATGATGAACAAATACTGATGTGGAGGGGCCAAGATTGGAAATCTATGTACAAACGGGCTCCTACATCTCAAAGCCCTGTCTGTGATATGACAGCCAATGGTCTAAACAGATCTGGTATGCATAAGTTTATGGTTTACAAATTACGAAGGATTGGAGTTTGCAAGAAAATCTTTATATTCCTACTAATAAAGTCACATCTTCAATGAGCTTGTAAATGCTTCGTCTATTTGTTCTATATGATCTTTGCAAAAATTAGTTCACATGATAATTCTGATAAATGGCCGATTGGTCTTATTATACAAAGAGAAGGCAGACAAAAAAACTGGTATTTTGTAAGTCACAATGTGTCTTGATTGCAATATATTCCAGAGGTAGAGGAAATGCATTAAACTGACAGATGAGATATATTGGCCTGAGAGAATGAATCTCTTTGGAAGTTAACTTTAATGTGCTAGCAGCACTTTTGTAATCCTGAAATAGTGCTTTCATTCCTTTGTGCAGAGAACTAGTATGTCTTTTATTGCATCAATCAGGCAAAGGCTCAATAAAATTTTACATGACTGCTTAATAGTCTTGTACATTACTTCTTTTATACACTTCTGTTTTTTACCCTTCCAAATTCATCGAACACAGATCCAGAATCAGGCTGTAGAAGAGTAAAGTCAAGTCCGAAAATGATGTCTCTGTGGAGTCGTGCAATTGAGTCAAACCAAGCACTGGTATTGGATGACCTTGATCTAGGTCCCGATGCTCTTTTAGAGAAGGTGGAGGAATTCGAGCACTTATCACAGGCTACAGTGCACTCTTTTCCTGCATTAATCTTGCCAAGCGGAGATGTCCTCGGCAACCAAAGTGAAGAGCCTGAAGAAGAAAGCTCTTTAGATGATGGCGATTATCAGAGCTACAACAGCGAatatgatgatgaaagtgatatCGATGACTCGTTTGATGGGATGGATTCATCAGCTCCACTGGGGTCCTTACCTATTGATTTAATTGCAAAGCAATTCAGTGACTCTGAATAAGCTTCAGCACATTGGTCTCACCCTCCAAATTAGAGTTGTAATCTACTGTACCCTTGTGCTGTAAGGTTATGGCGTTTAATGTTGTCTGTAAATTAAGATTATTTGTAGAATATCGTTTATAGAAAATTAAATGGCCAACGACATGTTCATATAGATATTTGTCAAATTAACATTGAAAAGGACAATGTTGTCGATCAATATTTGTAAAATCCAGTGATGTTTTTGAAAAAACCTCAAATCAAAATTTGTACTAAATTTTATTACAATGGCAATAGTTCGAAGCCCTTCTTTTGTTGTCTTGAAAATATGTTTCATGGTTAAATATTCAATCATAACCTATAACCAGTGTTCTAATCGGCGGATTAAACCATAAATCAGCTGATGAAGTGGATAAATCAGCCGATGAATTGGTAGATGGACGAGCCAATAAGAAATGAGGTCAAATAGCGGTTTTTAGAATATTTTGATTAATCACCGATTATTGGATTTCACACTTTTACTGACTATGCCGATTTCCGTATAATTACTTAAATGTGCCTTTATGGACATATTTTAAAACACTTGTCGTTGCTGCTCCGGTAATCATATAATCAGCAGGTGCTTGTTTAGTTATCTGTTGAAATTAATTATAAGGGGTACGGGAAACGACTCCTAAAACTAACAAGAAAGTGCTAACCAAACAATTTTCCggtgataaataaaataaaataaaatagtcCACTTCTAAGGTTTGTTAGATACGACTTCCATGTTGTTAAGCCCATTCAAGTTGTTTTATGTTAGTGATggtttgaattttgatttattttgtaTCACCACAGAAAACATGTGCCAATCTGTGGAGCTGGGTCAATGGAGTAAGTTATAACTCATGTAGTACGTGCCTACATTTTACGATGTCCCTTGCAGTCAACTGCTTGTTGGCGAGAATTTAGAGATAGGCTGGTGGTAAAAGTTTATTTACGTACCAGCCCAGCGGGCGGGGTCAAAGAAGGATAATCCATGCAAGGGATGGACATAGACTGTAGAGAATCTTTCTTTAACAACGAATTTGTTTATGAAGTTAAGATTGCATTGTCATGTGAGTACAACTTAAATTTGATTGCAATATTGCATATCCTTAATGTTTTGGTTTAGTTAACTCTGATTCTGGATCAAAGGTAATACTAGCTAGTAAGTTAGATTTTCTACTAGTCTTAAAAGTTTAGGTAACAGCAGATTGAATGAGCTCTTTAATAGAATTATCATTATTGCATTCCAGTGATAACATCTGTGTTGTGGTATGATCTTGTGTCCTAGTTGAATTGTTTGCAGAGGGtcaatcaatcttattctttTTGCTACCTTGAAAGCATTGAATCATGCATTATTCAGTTTCCCTAGCTTGGTTGGATTGCAGATACTGCAGTTTTTTCTGGTAAAATAGGGTTTTGTATCCAATTGAGTTTCATTTACCTTTAGATCGATATATGCATACCTGGGATTGTCAAATGTAAGCTTTCtcgcaaattttttttttttataacaaGTCAAATGTTTCAGACTAATCCTCAACTGTTATGCCAGGTGATGAATGGCCTGTCTGTATGGGGAA from Apium graveolens cultivar Ventura chromosome 5, ASM990537v1, whole genome shotgun sequence includes the following:
- the LOC141725109 gene encoding CRS2-associated factor 2, chloroplastic; the encoded protein is MTCKVKMAVVAKLHLLSNLPSKFPPQNTPTTKTHRPPKPPIPIPKYPPPKPKTQPQSSPAFKTNHNRSKYYKPVKQGVLTSDGDRTILIGESGLSYQLPGAPFEFQFSYSETPKAKPLAIREPAFLPFAPPTMPRPWTGKAPMKKSKRNVRLFGTVEEEGIGLKRMEMRAGFDFGRFSGVIKPRNEVLGKPLSKVEARELVKPYLSSNRQVNLGRDGLTHNMLELIHTHWRREPICKVRSLGVPTVDMNNVCRCLEEKTGGKIIFRVGGIVYLFRGRNYDPRNRPQYPVMLWKPATPVYPKLIQEAPEGLTKAEADVFREKGKKLLPICKLAKNGVYATLVRDVRSAFEECPIVKINCRGMHASDYKKIGAKLKELVPCVLLSFDDEQILMWRGQDWKSMYKRAPTSQSPVCDMTANGLNRSDPESGCRRVKSSPKMMSLWSRAIESNQALVLDDLDLGPDALLEKVEEFEHLSQATVHSFPALILPSGDVLGNQSEEPEEESSLDDGDYQSYNSEYDDESDIDDSFDGMDSSAPLGSLPIDLIAKQFSDSE